Proteins encoded by one window of Kribbella italica:
- a CDS encoding MFS transporter: protein METPDPTSSGKKTAGERLGTAGQRLGSASKKVGHASKVGATGFASISKKTAGATGRVGKATGRRISGLTGAQGARESGLSRLIELGAVNAAGDTAFAVSLAGTVFFAVPSEQARDRVALFLLLTMAPFALMAPLIGPILDRFRHGRRWAIGATLGLRGFLVWSLAASIHDSSTWLYPAALGCLVASKAYGVTRASAVPRLLPKGITLVTANSRISLAGVAGATVGAGIAGAFAAIGPEWSLRWAAVVYTVGLVLAIRLPSRVDSPAGEEMTGSAGREARRRAITAAVSRGIRCNLGLRFVSGFLTMYLAFLLRDKPISGLDGVVAAGAVIAAAGLGNSLGTVAGSLLKARKPEVVVLVVLLADAAIALTVAIFYGFPTLILLGLVAGLCSSLGKLSLDAMIQRDVPETVRTSVFARSETVLQLSWVIGGGCGIVLPLIPRLGFGFLAAVLLVVIFLVVRHKPAPQPRTPSGPSAPRTPAPHAETRPVPRTEDTARTVMTSEPPTTRISERRAEGPRTDSPRTNEPTVELRIKPAEQTPAGERPTPGSAPAGRWWSGQPDDDDTVAETVAEPAKWAEEPTVERTAEQPAGQRPDDRPRVDDGPRTTGEPRVGRRPGLFRRRRPT from the coding sequence ATGGAGACTCCCGACCCGACGAGCAGCGGCAAGAAGACCGCCGGTGAGCGGCTGGGGACGGCCGGGCAGCGGCTCGGGAGCGCGAGCAAGAAGGTCGGGCACGCGTCCAAGGTCGGTGCCACCGGGTTCGCCTCGATCTCGAAGAAGACGGCCGGGGCCACCGGGCGCGTGGGCAAGGCGACCGGGCGGCGGATCTCGGGACTGACCGGCGCGCAGGGCGCGCGGGAGTCCGGGCTGTCGCGGCTGATCGAGCTCGGCGCGGTGAACGCCGCGGGCGACACCGCGTTCGCCGTCTCCCTCGCGGGCACCGTGTTCTTCGCCGTACCGAGTGAGCAGGCGCGCGACCGCGTCGCCCTGTTCCTGCTGCTGACGATGGCGCCGTTCGCGCTGATGGCCCCGCTGATCGGCCCGATCCTGGACCGGTTCCGCCACGGCCGCCGCTGGGCGATCGGCGCGACGCTCGGGCTCCGCGGCTTCCTCGTCTGGAGCCTGGCCGCGTCGATCCACGACAGCTCGACCTGGCTCTACCCGGCGGCGCTCGGGTGTCTGGTGGCTTCCAAGGCGTACGGCGTGACGCGGGCGTCCGCCGTACCGCGGCTGCTGCCGAAGGGGATCACCCTCGTCACCGCCAACTCGCGGATCTCGCTCGCGGGAGTCGCCGGAGCGACGGTCGGCGCGGGCATCGCGGGCGCGTTCGCGGCGATCGGACCGGAGTGGTCGCTGCGCTGGGCCGCCGTGGTCTACACCGTCGGCCTGGTCCTCGCGATCCGCCTGCCGAGCCGTGTGGACTCGCCGGCCGGCGAGGAGATGACCGGCTCGGCCGGACGCGAGGCGCGCCGCCGCGCGATCACGGCGGCGGTCTCCCGCGGCATCCGGTGCAACCTCGGGCTGCGGTTCGTCTCGGGCTTCCTGACCATGTACCTGGCGTTCCTGCTGCGCGACAAACCGATCAGCGGCCTCGACGGCGTGGTCGCGGCCGGGGCGGTGATCGCGGCGGCCGGCCTCGGCAACAGCCTGGGAACCGTCGCCGGGTCGTTGCTCAAGGCAAGGAAACCTGAGGTCGTCGTCCTCGTCGTCCTGCTCGCGGACGCCGCCATCGCGCTCACCGTCGCGATCTTCTACGGCTTCCCGACCCTGATCCTGCTCGGCCTGGTCGCCGGTCTGTGCAGCTCGCTGGGCAAGCTGTCCCTGGACGCGATGATCCAACGCGACGTCCCGGAGACCGTCCGCACCTCGGTCTTCGCCCGCTCCGAAACCGTCCTCCAGCTCTCCTGGGTGATCGGCGGCGGCTGCGGCATCGTCCTCCCGCTCATCCCCCGCCTCGGCTTCGGCTTCCTCGCCGCGGTCCTGCTGGTGGTGATCTTCCTGGTCGTCCGCCACAAGCCCGCACCCCAACCCCGTACGCCGTCCGGCCCGTCGGCTCCTCGCACTCCGGCGCCGCACGCCGAGACCCGCCCGGTCCCCCGCACCGAGGACACCGCCCGCACGGTGATGACCAGCGAGCCGCCCACCACCCGCATCAGCGAACGCCGGGCCGAGGGCCCGCGCACCGACAGCCCCCGGACCAACGAACCCACCGTCGAGCTCCGCATCAAGCCGGCGGAGCAGACGCCCGCCGGAGAACGGCCGACGCCGGGCAGCGCGCCCGCCGGCCGCTGGTGGAGCGGCCAGCCGGACGACGACGACACCGTCGCCGAGACCGTCGCCGAGCCGGCGAAGTGGGCCGAAGAACCAACCGTCGAGCGCACCGCCGAACAACCGGCCGGCCAGCGCCCCGACGACAGGCCCCGCGTCGACGACGGGCCCCGCACCACCGGCGAACCCCGCGTCGGCCGCCGGCCGGGATTGTTCCGCCGCCGCCGCCCAACCTGA
- a CDS encoding MFS transporter, with product MTERAGRKEWIALGVLALPLLLVSMDVSVLYFAVPFISADLGVSATEQLWIFDIYGFVLAGMLITMGALGDRIGRRKLLLLGAVAFGLASVAAAYAQTPEQLIAARAVLGIGGATLMPSTLALIRNMFHDAGQRQKAIAFWSAVMLGGISLGPVLGGVLLEHFWWGSVFLINTPAMVLLLVIAPILLPEFKAPALGRFDLLGSVLSLAAVLPVIWGIKEIAAHGVDALPVVAIVVGLLMGAAFLQRQRTAAYPMVELGMFRNRAFSGALAANTIGMLALVGNAVFMTQYLQLVLGLSPLKAALWALVPSVAVGGAAPLSTVLAARFDRAYVLGGAFLLSAGGFLVLTQIEVTSRLWVLLSGSGLLAAGLVMVMALVTEAVVGAVAPERAGSASALMETCSEFGGALGIAVLGSIGTAAYRSDLKLPADLPAGVADGAREGLPAATAVAAQLPAQVHDTVLTAARHAFNHSLNIAAVVGAALLIVTAVTITLVLRGTAEAKTPAHPANLP from the coding sequence ATGACCGAACGCGCCGGCCGGAAGGAGTGGATCGCGCTGGGGGTGCTCGCGCTGCCGCTGCTGCTGGTCTCGATGGACGTGTCGGTGCTGTACTTCGCGGTCCCGTTCATCTCGGCCGACCTCGGGGTGAGTGCCACCGAGCAGCTGTGGATCTTCGACATCTACGGCTTCGTGCTGGCCGGGATGCTGATCACGATGGGCGCGCTCGGCGACCGGATCGGCCGGCGCAAGCTGCTGCTGCTCGGCGCGGTCGCGTTCGGCCTGGCGTCGGTCGCTGCGGCGTACGCGCAGACCCCGGAGCAGCTGATCGCCGCGCGCGCCGTGCTCGGGATCGGCGGCGCGACGCTGATGCCGTCGACGCTCGCGCTGATCCGCAACATGTTCCACGACGCCGGCCAGCGGCAGAAGGCGATCGCGTTCTGGAGTGCGGTGATGCTCGGCGGGATCTCGCTCGGGCCGGTGCTCGGCGGAGTGCTGCTCGAGCACTTCTGGTGGGGCTCGGTGTTCCTGATCAACACACCCGCGATGGTGCTGCTGCTGGTGATCGCGCCGATCCTGCTGCCGGAGTTCAAGGCGCCCGCGCTGGGGCGGTTCGACCTGTTGGGGTCGGTGCTGTCGCTGGCCGCGGTGCTGCCGGTGATCTGGGGGATCAAGGAGATCGCGGCGCACGGTGTGGACGCGCTGCCGGTGGTCGCGATCGTGGTCGGGCTGCTGATGGGCGCGGCGTTCCTGCAGCGGCAGCGGACGGCGGCGTACCCGATGGTCGAGCTGGGCATGTTCCGCAACCGGGCCTTCAGCGGCGCGCTCGCCGCGAACACGATCGGCATGCTCGCCCTGGTCGGCAACGCGGTCTTCATGACGCAGTACCTGCAGCTGGTCCTCGGTCTGAGCCCCTTGAAGGCGGCTCTGTGGGCGCTCGTCCCGTCGGTTGCTGTCGGCGGCGCCGCGCCTTTGTCGACCGTCCTGGCGGCCCGATTCGACCGTGCCTATGTCCTCGGCGGCGCCTTCCTCTTGTCGGCCGGCGGCTTCCTCGTCCTCACCCAGATCGAGGTCACCTCACGCTTGTGGGTCCTTCTCTCGGGCTCGGGGTTGCTGGCCGCCGGTCTCGTGATGGTGATGGCCCTGGTCACCGAAGCAGTCGTCGGCGCCGTCGCCCCCGAACGAGCCGGCTCGGCGTCGGCCCTGATGGAAACCTGCAGCGAGTTCGGCGGCGCGTTGGGCATCGCCGTTCTCGGGAGCATCGGTACGGCGGCCTACCGCTCGGACCTGAAGCTGCCGGCTGATCTCCCGGCTGGTGTCGCCGATGGTGCCCGGGAGGGCCTCCCGGCGGCCACCGCCGTCGCGGCCCAGCTCCCCGCGCAGGTGCACGACACAGTCCTCACCGCAGCAAGGCACGCCTTCAACCACAGCCTCAACATCGCGGCTGTCGTAGGAGCCGCGTTGCTGATCGTCACCGCGGTCACCATCACCCTCGTCCTGCGAGGAACCGCGGAGGCAAAGACCCCAGCCCACCCCGCCAACCTCCCCTAA
- a CDS encoding TetR/AcrR family transcriptional regulator, protein METSEVELPRVLQQLWGLEGPARPGPKPTFHISEIGAAAVRLADAGGLGAVSMSKVAAALGFTTMSLYRYVEAKDDLYVVMLDEAFGAAAPVDESLDWRGRITAWAEHFRQSLARHPWVLQVPVFEAPLSPRQLDWMEAALRAFENTPLTPNDQLSSMMLVNIYVRGTAQLTTNLRMDDGADRLYGQRLAMLATPDRYPTIAAGLADLDIEYADDFTDGLDVVLDGIQQLIERRKG, encoded by the coding sequence ATGGAAACGAGCGAGGTCGAGCTGCCGAGGGTGCTGCAGCAACTGTGGGGACTGGAGGGCCCGGCCCGGCCGGGGCCGAAGCCGACGTTCCACATCAGCGAGATCGGCGCGGCCGCGGTCCGGCTGGCCGACGCCGGCGGGCTCGGCGCGGTGTCGATGAGCAAGGTGGCGGCCGCGCTCGGCTTCACCACGATGTCGCTCTACCGGTACGTCGAGGCCAAGGACGACCTGTACGTCGTGATGCTCGACGAGGCGTTCGGCGCGGCCGCCCCGGTGGACGAGTCGCTGGACTGGCGGGGGCGGATCACCGCCTGGGCCGAGCACTTCCGGCAGTCGCTGGCGCGGCACCCGTGGGTGCTGCAGGTGCCGGTGTTCGAGGCGCCGCTGTCACCGCGGCAGCTGGACTGGATGGAGGCGGCGCTGCGCGCGTTCGAGAACACGCCGCTGACGCCGAACGACCAGTTGTCGTCGATGATGCTGGTCAACATCTACGTCCGCGGTACGGCGCAACTGACCACGAACCTGCGGATGGACGACGGCGCCGACCGGCTCTACGGGCAGCGGCTCGCGATGCTCGCGACCCCGGACCGCTACCCGACGATCGCGGCCGGCCTGGCCGACCTCGACATCGAGTACGCCGACGACTTCACCGACGGGCTGGACGTCGTCCTCGACGGCATCCAGCAACTGATCGAACGGCGGAAGGGCTGA
- a CDS encoding cold shock domain-containing protein, with protein MPVGKVKWYDSEKGFGFLSKEEGGDVYVRAEALPAGVTSLKPGQKVEFGVVEGRKGEQALQVRLIDPPPSVAKAMRPKPEEMALVVEDLIKLLDNLGEGYRRGRHPDGKAARQVATVLRGVADRLDI; from the coding sequence GTGCCTGTTGGCAAGGTCAAGTGGTATGACTCCGAGAAGGGGTTCGGCTTCCTCAGCAAGGAGGAGGGCGGGGACGTCTACGTGCGCGCGGAGGCCTTACCGGCCGGAGTGACCAGCCTCAAACCGGGCCAGAAGGTCGAGTTCGGCGTCGTCGAGGGCCGCAAGGGTGAGCAGGCACTGCAGGTCCGGCTGATCGACCCGCCGCCGTCGGTGGCCAAGGCGATGCGCCCGAAGCCGGAGGAGATGGCGCTGGTCGTCGAGGACCTGATCAAGCTGCTCGACAACCTCGGCGAGGGCTACCGCCGCGGCCGCCACCCGGACGGCAAGGCCGCCCGCCAGGTCGCGACCGTACTGCGGGGAGTCGCCGACCGCTTGGACATCTGA
- the larE gene encoding ATP-dependent sacrificial sulfur transferase LarE, with protein MSTAEMPSAATATDVPELVVGFDLDMTLIDSRPGIQAVWDLLAAETGAEIDTDLVVSRLGPPLTWEMAHWFPADQVDAMVARYREVYPAHAITGSLPLPGVAESLAAIRALRGRTMVVSAKYTPSVKLHLDHLGLDVDEPVGDLHGADKGIALREHQATIYVGDHTADIDGAHAAGAVAVSVATGPFTADELRAYGADVVLNDLTEFPAWLDAYVLEQRLEALMARLASYPSLVVAFSGGADSAFLLAAAARAIGPANVVAATAVSPSLPVAELEPAARFADGVGVRHVTPPTHEMDREGYQANAGDRCYFCKAELVETLQPIADEFGIAAIATGTNADDAIAGFRPGIRAAFERGAITPLKDARLTKAQIREASHSWGLETSDKPAAACLSSRIAYGVRITPNLLARVDRAEQAVRAHLAPYGVQNVRVRDLGQSASIEIDAALLGAVDSAALVELVRAEGFLAAAVDPRGFRSGSMNERLKEPEKYR; from the coding sequence GTGTCAACCGCCGAAATGCCGTCCGCCGCCACTGCCACCGACGTACCGGAACTCGTGGTCGGGTTCGATCTGGACATGACGCTGATCGACTCGCGGCCCGGGATCCAGGCGGTCTGGGACCTGCTGGCCGCCGAGACCGGCGCGGAGATCGACACCGACCTGGTGGTGAGCCGGCTCGGGCCGCCGCTGACCTGGGAGATGGCGCACTGGTTCCCCGCGGACCAGGTCGACGCGATGGTCGCGCGGTACCGCGAGGTCTACCCGGCGCACGCGATCACCGGAAGCCTGCCGCTGCCGGGCGTCGCCGAGTCGTTGGCCGCGATCCGGGCGCTGCGCGGCCGGACCATGGTGGTGTCGGCCAAGTACACCCCGAGCGTCAAGCTGCATCTCGACCATCTCGGCCTCGACGTCGACGAGCCGGTCGGCGACCTGCACGGCGCCGACAAGGGGATCGCCCTGCGCGAGCACCAGGCGACGATCTACGTCGGCGACCACACGGCCGACATCGACGGAGCCCACGCGGCCGGAGCGGTCGCGGTGAGCGTGGCGACCGGGCCGTTCACCGCCGACGAGCTGCGGGCGTACGGCGCGGACGTCGTCCTGAACGACCTGACCGAGTTCCCCGCCTGGCTGGACGCGTACGTGCTGGAGCAGCGGCTCGAGGCGCTGATGGCCCGCCTGGCGTCGTACCCGAGTCTGGTCGTCGCGTTCAGCGGCGGCGCCGACTCGGCCTTCCTGCTGGCGGCCGCGGCCCGCGCGATCGGCCCGGCCAACGTGGTCGCGGCGACGGCGGTCAGCCCGAGCCTGCCGGTCGCCGAGCTGGAGCCGGCCGCGCGCTTCGCCGACGGTGTCGGCGTCCGGCACGTCACGCCGCCCACGCACGAGATGGACCGCGAGGGGTACCAGGCCAACGCCGGCGACCGGTGCTACTTCTGCAAGGCCGAGCTGGTCGAGACACTGCAGCCGATCGCCGACGAGTTCGGCATCGCCGCGATCGCGACCGGGACGAACGCCGACGACGCGATCGCCGGGTTCCGGCCGGGCATCCGCGCGGCGTTCGAGCGCGGCGCGATCACGCCGCTGAAGGACGCCCGGCTGACCAAGGCGCAGATCCGCGAGGCGTCGCACAGCTGGGGCCTGGAGACGTCGGACAAGCCGGCCGCGGCCTGCCTGTCGAGCCGGATCGCGTACGGCGTACGGATCACGCCGAACCTGCTGGCCCGCGTTGACCGGGCCGAGCAGGCCGTCCGCGCGCACCTGGCGCCGTACGGCGTGCAGAACGTCCGCGTCCGCGACCTCGGCCAGTCCGCGAGCATCGAGATCGACGCCGCGCTGCTCGGCGCGGTCGACAGCGCGGCGCTGGTCGAGCTGGTCCGCGCCGAGGGCTTCCTCGCGGCCGCGGTCGACCCGCGCGGGTTCCGTTCGGGGTCGATGAACGAGCGGCTGAAGGAGCCCGAGAAGTACCGCTGA
- a CDS encoding TauD/TfdA dioxygenase family protein, with protein sequence MTTQLTAPTVTVSKAGSAIGAVIGGVRLGGDLDPATVATIRQALLTHKVIFFRDQQHLDDAGQLAFARLLGTPTLAHPTAKSVEGASSVLPIDSDYSKANSWHTDVTFVDRIPAISLLRAVTLPAYGGNTSWANTVTAYENLPVPLKALVDKLWAVHSNIYDYAGARDETRIGGIDVKFQEYYDQFVSQLFETEHPVVRVHPETGERSLVLGHFVRRFVGLSSAETTQLFQLLQNRVTHLDNTVRWQWQPGDLAIWDNRATQHFGVADYDDQPRRLHRITLAGDVPVSVDGVRSTPRTGDAAHFSSLDS encoded by the coding sequence ATGACCACCCAACTGACAGCACCCACCGTGACCGTCTCCAAGGCCGGCAGCGCGATCGGGGCGGTGATCGGCGGGGTCCGGCTCGGCGGCGACCTGGACCCCGCGACCGTCGCCACGATCCGGCAGGCCCTGCTCACCCACAAGGTGATCTTCTTCCGCGACCAGCAGCACCTGGACGACGCCGGGCAGCTCGCGTTCGCCCGGCTCCTCGGGACGCCGACGCTGGCCCATCCGACCGCGAAGAGCGTCGAGGGCGCGAGCAGCGTGCTGCCGATCGACTCCGACTACAGCAAGGCGAACAGCTGGCACACCGACGTCACGTTCGTCGACCGGATCCCGGCGATCAGCCTGCTCCGGGCGGTCACGCTGCCGGCGTACGGCGGCAACACCAGCTGGGCGAACACCGTGACGGCGTACGAGAACCTGCCGGTCCCGCTGAAGGCGCTGGTCGACAAGCTCTGGGCGGTGCACAGCAACATCTACGACTACGCCGGCGCGCGGGACGAGACGCGGATCGGCGGGATCGACGTGAAGTTCCAGGAGTACTACGACCAGTTCGTCTCGCAGCTGTTCGAGACCGAGCACCCGGTGGTCCGCGTGCACCCGGAGACCGGCGAGCGGTCGCTGGTCCTCGGGCACTTCGTACGCCGCTTCGTCGGGCTCAGCTCGGCCGAGACCACGCAGCTCTTCCAGCTGCTGCAGAACCGGGTGACCCACCTGGACAACACCGTCCGCTGGCAGTGGCAGCCGGGCGACCTGGCGATCTGGGACAACCGCGCGACCCAGCACTTCGGCGTCGCGGACTACGACGACCAGCCGCGGCGGCTGCACCGGATCACGCTGGCCGGCGACGTCCCGGTGAGCGTCGACGGGGTCCGGAGCACGCCGCGCACGGGCGACGCGGCGCACTTCTCTTCACTTGACAGTTGA
- a CDS encoding TetR/AcrR family transcriptional regulator → MDTFADRTKRRLHDELLDAAYDVLVAGGYDGLKMAEVGRRVGVSRQTVYNEFKDRWGLLQAVAARETERFLLEVNAALSEHGDPIDGLRAAVERALTLAADNPLVKAALGQPGSDQASQLLTTRGQQVLELSHQRLDAHVREHWPEVPAQDATTCVDIALRVVLSHIVNPGAAPAVVASQVAQVLGPFLRRQ, encoded by the coding sequence ATGGACACCTTCGCTGACCGTACGAAGCGGCGGCTGCACGACGAGCTGCTCGACGCGGCGTACGACGTCCTGGTGGCCGGCGGCTACGACGGGCTGAAGATGGCCGAGGTCGGCCGCCGGGTCGGGGTGTCCCGGCAGACGGTCTACAACGAGTTCAAGGATCGGTGGGGCCTGCTGCAGGCGGTGGCGGCGCGGGAGACCGAGCGGTTCCTGCTCGAGGTGAACGCGGCGCTGAGTGAGCACGGCGACCCGATCGACGGATTGCGGGCCGCGGTCGAGCGGGCACTGACGCTCGCCGCGGACAACCCGCTGGTGAAGGCCGCACTGGGGCAGCCCGGTTCGGACCAGGCCAGTCAGCTGCTGACCACACGGGGGCAGCAGGTGCTGGAGCTGAGCCACCAGCGGCTCGACGCCCATGTCCGGGAGCACTGGCCGGAGGTGCCGGCGCAGGACGCGACTACCTGCGTGGACATCGCGCTGCGCGTCGTACTGAGTCACATCGTGAACCCCGGCGCCGCACCCGCGGTCGTCGCGTCCCAGGTGGCTCAGGTGCTGGGCCCGTTCCTCAGGAGGCAGTGA
- a CDS encoding R2-like ligand-binding oxidase, whose amino-acid sequence MTTTANPQHRKGFNSLREGGFNWDALPLRLFDKGNRKFWNPRDIDFSQDAEDWQRLTPNEKDNAMMLCAQFIAGEEAVTEDLQPFLQAMAAEGRFGDEMYLTQFCFEEAKHTAVFRLWLDAVGVTEDLHRYVEHNPGYRAIFYEALPVALKSLADDPSPANQVRASVTYNHVVEGTLALTGYHAWNLLCTARGILPGMQELIRRIGDDERRHMAWGTFTCRRHVAADESNWKVVTDTMEELLPHALVQIQWALENSPELPPEINPTALMTYAGDRATRRLGAIESAVGADVAGIDLDYSPEKLEDDFGAEDSAALAAVR is encoded by the coding sequence ATGACGACCACGGCGAATCCTCAGCACCGTAAGGGTTTCAACTCGCTGCGCGAAGGCGGCTTCAACTGGGACGCGCTGCCGCTGCGGCTGTTCGACAAGGGCAACCGGAAGTTCTGGAACCCGCGTGACATCGACTTCAGCCAGGACGCGGAGGACTGGCAGCGGCTGACGCCGAACGAAAAGGACAACGCGATGATGCTGTGCGCGCAGTTCATCGCCGGCGAGGAGGCGGTCACCGAGGACCTGCAGCCGTTCCTGCAGGCGATGGCCGCGGAGGGCCGGTTCGGCGACGAGATGTACCTGACCCAGTTCTGCTTCGAGGAGGCCAAGCACACCGCGGTCTTCCGGCTCTGGCTGGACGCGGTCGGCGTCACCGAGGACCTGCACCGGTACGTCGAGCACAACCCCGGCTACCGGGCGATCTTCTACGAAGCGTTGCCGGTGGCCCTCAAGTCGCTGGCCGACGACCCGTCGCCCGCCAACCAGGTCCGCGCCTCGGTCACGTACAACCACGTGGTGGAAGGGACTCTGGCCCTCACCGGCTACCACGCCTGGAACCTGCTCTGCACCGCCCGCGGCATCCTGCCCGGCATGCAGGAACTGATCCGGCGCATCGGCGACGACGAGCGCCGACACATGGCCTGGGGCACCTTCACCTGCCGCCGGCACGTCGCGGCCGACGAGTCGAACTGGAAGGTCGTCACCGACACGATGGAGGAACTGCTCCCCCACGCGCTCGTGCAGATCCAGTGGGCGCTGGAGAACTCCCCCGAGCTCCCGCCGGAGATCAACCCGACCGCTTTGATGACGTACGCCGGCGACCGCGCGACCCGTCGCCTCGGCGCGATCGAGTCCGCGGTCGGCGCGGACGTGGCCGGCATCGACCTCGACTACTCCCCCGAGAAACTCGAGGACGACTTCGGCGCCGAGGACTCGGCGGCGCTGGCCGCTGTCCGGTGA
- a CDS encoding MFS transporter, with amino-acid sequence MTTLCVDETRTEGWAAAVTMAVTVFTVVTAEMLPVGLLTPIGASLGVSEGTAGLTLTVTGLVAAASSPVLPLLLGKVDRRAVLVGLMLLLAGASLLAAWSPTYGVLIAARILTGVSMGGVWLLTVGLASRLVPPQSVGPATSLIFSGIGIASVLGIPAAAYVGELVGWRWAFASIGILSLVLAAAIAALLPPLPAAAAVRLADVSAALRIKQVRVGLVLVALLVTAHFSAYTYIRPMLDGLGPSLVGTLLLAYGVAGVTGNFVAGSAKSYRVMLGVIAALIALPVLAMPLLGTTVPGALVLLAIWGFGYGGTTVTTQAWNHAAAPTAPEASSALLVGVFNGAIALGAFSGGRVVDHLGTTAVTWLTGLLALTALAVVVRHRTAASAAESSAPKSSSSFSGE; translated from the coding sequence ATGACAACCCTGTGCGTCGACGAGACTCGGACCGAAGGCTGGGCCGCGGCCGTGACGATGGCGGTCACCGTGTTCACCGTCGTCACTGCCGAGATGCTCCCGGTCGGCCTGCTGACCCCGATCGGAGCGTCGCTCGGCGTGAGTGAGGGCACCGCCGGCCTGACCCTCACCGTGACCGGCCTGGTCGCAGCCGCGAGCTCACCAGTTCTCCCGCTGCTCCTGGGCAAGGTGGACCGCCGAGCCGTGCTGGTCGGGCTGATGCTCCTGCTGGCCGGTGCCAGCCTGCTGGCGGCCTGGTCACCCACGTACGGCGTACTGATCGCTGCCCGCATCCTCACCGGCGTCTCGATGGGTGGTGTCTGGCTGCTGACCGTCGGGCTTGCCTCGCGCCTGGTCCCACCGCAGTCGGTCGGCCCGGCGACCTCACTGATCTTCAGCGGCATCGGCATCGCCTCCGTCCTCGGCATCCCCGCCGCCGCGTACGTCGGCGAGCTGGTCGGCTGGCGCTGGGCCTTCGCCTCGATCGGCATCCTGTCCCTGGTGCTGGCGGCAGCGATCGCCGCACTCCTCCCACCCCTGCCCGCCGCCGCCGCCGTACGCCTCGCAGATGTCTCAGCAGCCCTGCGCATCAAGCAGGTACGAGTAGGACTCGTCCTGGTCGCGCTCCTGGTCACCGCCCACTTCTCGGCGTACACCTACATCCGTCCCATGCTGGACGGGCTCGGCCCCTCGCTCGTCGGCACCCTGCTGCTCGCGTACGGCGTTGCAGGCGTCACCGGGAACTTCGTAGCCGGCTCGGCCAAGTCCTACCGCGTCATGCTCGGTGTGATCGCCGCACTGATCGCGCTGCCCGTCCTCGCCATGCCCCTCCTCGGCACCACCGTCCCCGGAGCCCTTGTCCTGCTGGCGATCTGGGGCTTCGGGTACGGCGGCACCACGGTCACCACGCAGGCCTGGAACCACGCCGCCGCTCCCACCGCGCCCGAGGCCTCATCTGCACTCCTGGTGGGAGTCTTCAACGGAGCCATAGCTCTGGGCGCCTTCAGTGGCGGCCGAGTGGTCGACCACCTGGGCACTACCGCCGTGACCTGGCTGACCGGACTACTGGCCCTCACTGCCCTAGCAGTCGTAGTCCGTCACCGGACAGCGGCCAGCGCCGCCGAGTCCTCGGCGCCGAAGTCGTCCTCGAGTTTCTCGGGGGAGTAG
- a CDS encoding LysR family transcriptional regulator: MECFLVLAEELHFGRTAERLYLTQSRVSQLLRALERRIGGRLVERTSRRVSLTPLGQEFLESLRPAYAALERVVATTQETAAGGGGQLRIGFQGTANDNILAAVAVFQEEHPCCLIEVTELPLNDPFGALRRGEVDSAVVLLPVAEDDLILGPVFSEQPQTLTVSVKHPLAGRSLLDVEDLAGTVLISVASPAPGYWRQAQAPTQTPSGALVRRGPEVRTLQEGLSMIAANRGGMLLCRPTAEQNQRTDIVHIPITGLPDSALGLVWRRGEETPSLKAFAAALMGD; encoded by the coding sequence CTGGAGTGCTTCCTGGTCCTGGCCGAGGAGCTGCACTTCGGGCGGACGGCCGAGCGGCTCTACCTGACCCAGAGCCGGGTCAGCCAGCTGCTGCGTGCCCTCGAACGCCGGATCGGCGGCCGGCTGGTCGAGCGGACCAGTCGGCGCGTGTCGCTGACGCCGCTCGGGCAGGAGTTCCTGGAGTCGCTGCGTCCGGCGTACGCCGCGTTGGAGCGGGTGGTCGCGACCACGCAGGAGACGGCCGCCGGTGGTGGCGGGCAGCTGCGGATCGGCTTCCAGGGCACGGCGAACGACAACATCCTGGCGGCCGTCGCCGTCTTCCAGGAGGAGCACCCGTGCTGCCTGATCGAGGTGACGGAGCTGCCGCTCAACGATCCGTTCGGGGCGTTGCGGCGCGGTGAGGTCGACAGCGCGGTGGTGCTGCTGCCGGTCGCCGAGGACGATCTCATCCTCGGGCCGGTCTTCTCGGAGCAGCCGCAGACGCTGACCGTCTCGGTGAAGCACCCGCTGGCCGGCCGGTCGCTGCTCGATGTCGAGGACCTCGCCGGCACCGTGCTGATCTCGGTCGCGTCACCTGCGCCTGGCTACTGGCGCCAGGCCCAGGCACCGACGCAGACGCCCTCAGGTGCGCTCGTTAGGCGCGGCCCTGAGGTCCGCACGCTGCAGGAGGGGCTGTCGATGATCGCCGCGAACCGCGGCGGCATGCTGCTGTGCCGGCCGACCGCCGAGCAGAACCAGCGCACCGACATCGTGCACATCCCGATCACGGGGCTGCCGGACTCGGCGCTGGGTCTGGTCTGGCGGCGCGGCGAGGAAACCCCGTCCCTGAAGGCTTTCGCGGCCGCACTGATGGGCGACTAG